One Bradyrhizobium zhanjiangense DNA segment encodes these proteins:
- a CDS encoding PepSY-associated TM helix domain-containing protein, whose protein sequence is MKARTVRLWSVVHTWTSLISTVFLLLLCLTGLPLVFHHEIDELLGYAPQPEAHAGAARATPQAVAEAALAADPGRVMQYISWDKDEPGIVMAFTNSAPDGVPDNATVRAFDAVSAKLLGPVGVGPMLIVLKLHTDMFAGQAGKLFLGAMGFLFAVAIVSGVVLYWPFTRRLRFATIRDRASRRVRWLDWHNLIGVVTVAWALVVGLTGVVNTWAELMLNQWKATELASMVAPYAGKPPPAHLASLDDVVARAKRAAPGMEIAFIAFPGTPFTSSHHFAAFMRGDTALTARLLKPVLLDGESGEVADSRALPLYLQALLISQPLHFGDYGGMPLKVIWAALDVLTIVVIGSGLYLWLARRRKRSSARADAFARRVPVPS, encoded by the coding sequence GTGAAGGCGCGCACGGTCAGGCTCTGGTCCGTGGTTCACACCTGGACCAGCCTGATCTCGACCGTGTTCCTGCTGCTGCTCTGCCTCACCGGCCTGCCGCTGGTGTTCCACCACGAGATCGATGAGCTCCTGGGCTACGCCCCCCAGCCCGAAGCTCATGCGGGCGCGGCGCGCGCGACGCCGCAAGCCGTCGCCGAGGCCGCGCTCGCCGCCGATCCCGGCCGGGTGATGCAATATATCTCCTGGGACAAGGACGAGCCCGGGATCGTGATGGCCTTCACCAACAGCGCTCCTGACGGGGTTCCCGACAATGCGACGGTACGAGCGTTCGACGCCGTCTCCGCCAAGCTGCTCGGGCCTGTCGGGGTCGGGCCGATGCTGATCGTGCTCAAGCTGCACACTGACATGTTCGCCGGCCAGGCCGGAAAACTGTTCCTCGGTGCGATGGGGTTCTTGTTCGCCGTCGCCATCGTCTCGGGCGTGGTGCTGTATTGGCCGTTCACCCGCCGCCTGCGCTTTGCCACCATCCGCGATCGCGCCTCCCGTCGCGTGCGCTGGCTCGACTGGCACAACCTGATCGGCGTGGTGACGGTGGCCTGGGCGCTGGTGGTCGGGCTGACCGGCGTCGTCAACACCTGGGCCGAGCTGATGCTGAACCAGTGGAAGGCGACCGAGCTCGCCAGCATGGTCGCACCCTATGCCGGCAAGCCGCCGCCAGCGCATCTGGCCTCACTCGATGATGTCGTCGCGCGCGCGAAGCGGGCGGCTCCCGGTATGGAGATCGCCTTCATCGCGTTTCCGGGCACGCCGTTCACGTCCTCGCATCATTTCGCTGCCTTCATGCGGGGCGATACGGCGCTGACGGCGCGGCTGCTCAAGCCTGTCCTGCTGGACGGCGAAAGCGGGGAGGTCGCCGACAGCCGGGCGCTGCCGCTCTATCTGCAGGCGCTCTTGATCTCGCAGCCGCTGCATTTCGGCGACTACGGCGGCATGCCGCTCAAGGTGATCTGGGCCGCGCTCGACGTGCTCACGATCGTCGTGATCGGCAGCGGCCTCTATCTCTGGCTGGCGCGGCGGCGGAAGCGGTCCTCCGCCCGCGCCGACGCATTCGCCAGACGAGTTCCGGTCCCGTCGTGA
- a CDS encoding NADH-quinone oxidoreductase subunit A produces the protein MSGILENYLPLVVFIGVAGLIGLVLLIAPFIVAFQQPDPEKLSAYECGFNAFDDARMKFDVRFYLVAILFIIFDLEVAFLFPWAVAFGKLGATGFWSMVVFLAVLTVGFAYEWKKGALEWD, from the coding sequence ATGAGCGGCATTCTAGAGAACTATCTTCCACTCGTTGTCTTTATAGGGGTCGCGGGCCTCATCGGCCTCGTGCTGCTGATCGCGCCCTTCATCGTGGCGTTCCAGCAGCCGGACCCGGAAAAACTGTCGGCATATGAGTGCGGTTTCAACGCCTTCGACGACGCCCGCATGAAGTTCGACGTCCGCTTCTACCTGGTCGCCATCCTCTTCATCATCTTCGACCTCGAGGTGGCGTTCCTGTTTCCGTGGGCGGTGGCGTTCGGCAAGCTTGGCGCGACCGGCTTCTGGTCCATGGTGGTGTTCCTCGCCGTGCTGACGGTCGGGTTCGCCTATGAATGGAAAAAAGGGGCACTCGAATGGGATTGA
- a CDS encoding NuoB/complex I 20 kDa subunit family protein, with amino-acid sequence MGLNPPTQSLAPVVAPAPKGILDPSTGKPVGANDPFFLEVKHELSDKGFFVAATDDLITWARTGSLMWMTFGLACCAVEMMQVSMPRYDVERFGFAPRASPRQSDVMIVAGTLTNKMAPALRKVYDQMPEPRYVISMGSCANGGGYYHYSYSVVRGCDRIVPIDIYVPGCPPTAEALLYGVLLLQKKIRRTGTIER; translated from the coding sequence ATGGGATTGAACCCTCCTACTCAGTCCTTGGCTCCGGTCGTCGCGCCGGCCCCCAAGGGCATCCTGGATCCGTCAACCGGCAAGCCGGTCGGGGCCAATGATCCGTTCTTCCTCGAGGTTAAGCACGAGCTGTCCGACAAGGGCTTCTTCGTCGCGGCCACCGATGATCTCATCACCTGGGCGCGCACCGGCTCGCTGATGTGGATGACCTTTGGTCTCGCCTGCTGCGCGGTCGAGATGATGCAGGTCTCGATGCCGCGTTACGACGTCGAGCGCTTCGGCTTCGCGCCGCGTGCCTCGCCGCGCCAGTCCGACGTCATGATCGTCGCGGGCACCCTGACCAACAAGATGGCACCGGCGCTGCGCAAGGTCTACGACCAGATGCCCGAGCCGCGCTACGTCATCTCGATGGGCTCCTGCGCCAATGGCGGGGGCTACTATCACTATTCCTACTCGGTCGTGCGCGGCTGCGACCGCATCGTGCCGATCGACATCTATGTGCCGGGCTGCCCGCCTACGGCGGAAGCGCTGCTCTACGGCGTGCTGCTGCTGCAGAAGAAGATCCGCCGCACCGGCACCATCGAACGCTAA
- a CDS encoding NADH-quinone oxidoreductase subunit C yields the protein MDDAKLDALGQTIVSALPGAATGHSVAFNQLTVDVEAAKIVEVVKYLRDDPNCRFVNITDITAVDYPDREKRFDVIYHFLSPTLNTRIRLKAQADETTQVPSLIDEFPGADWFEREAYDLYGVFFVGHPDMRRILTDYGFEGHPLRKDFPLTGFVEVRYDDQEKRVVYEPVRLNQEFRKFDFLSPWEGADYPLPGDEKAGPKS from the coding sequence ATGGACGACGCCAAGCTCGACGCCCTGGGGCAGACGATCGTTAGCGCGCTTCCGGGCGCCGCTACCGGTCACTCGGTGGCCTTCAACCAGCTCACGGTGGACGTCGAGGCCGCCAAGATCGTCGAGGTGGTCAAGTACCTGCGCGACGATCCGAACTGCCGCTTCGTCAACATCACCGACATCACGGCGGTGGACTATCCGGATCGCGAGAAGCGTTTCGACGTGATCTATCACTTCTTGTCCCCGACGCTGAACACGCGGATCCGGCTCAAGGCCCAAGCCGACGAGACCACGCAGGTGCCGTCGCTGATCGACGAATTCCCTGGCGCCGACTGGTTCGAGCGCGAGGCCTACGACCTCTACGGCGTGTTCTTCGTCGGCCATCCCGACATGCGCCGCATCCTCACCGATTACGGTTTCGAGGGCCATCCGCTGCGCAAGGATTTCCCGCTGACCGGCTTCGTCGAGGTCCGCTACGACGACCAGGAGAAGCGGGTGGTGTACGAGCCTGTCAGGCTCAACCAGGAGTTCCGCAAGTTCGATTTCCTCTCGCCGTGGGAAGGAGCGGACTATCCGTTGCCGGGGGATGAAAAAGCGGGGCCGAAGAGCTGA
- a CDS encoding NADH-quinone oxidoreductase subunit D, with the protein MNEQPQNLRNFTINFGPQHPAAHGVLRLVLELDGEVVERVDPHIGLLHRGTEKLIEQKTYLQAIPYFDRLDYVAPMNQEHAFCLAAEKLLGIEVPRRGQLIRVLYCEIGRILSHLLNVTTQAMDVGALTPPLWGFEEREKLMVFYERASGSRMHAAFFRVGGVHQDLPQKLVDDIEAWCDPFLKVVDDLDRLLTANRIFKQRNVDIGVVSLKEAWQWGFSGVMVRGSGAAWDLRKSQPYECYAEMDFDIPIGKNGDCYDRYLIRMEEMRQSVRIMKQCIQKLNAPEGKGPVVVADNKVAPPRRGEMKRSMEALIHHFKLYTEGVHVPAGEVYAAVEAPKGEFGVYLVSDGSNKPYKCKIRAPGFAHLQAMDHVCRGHLLADVSAILGSLDIVFGEVDR; encoded by the coding sequence ATGAACGAGCAACCGCAGAATCTCCGTAACTTCACCATCAATTTCGGCCCGCAGCATCCGGCGGCGCACGGCGTGTTGCGGCTGGTGCTGGAGCTCGACGGCGAAGTCGTCGAGCGCGTCGATCCGCATATCGGCCTGCTTCACCGCGGCACCGAAAAGCTGATCGAGCAGAAGACCTATCTCCAGGCGATTCCCTATTTCGACCGGCTCGACTACGTCGCGCCGATGAACCAGGAGCATGCCTTCTGCTTAGCTGCCGAAAAGCTGCTCGGCATCGAGGTGCCGCGCCGCGGCCAGCTCATCCGCGTGCTCTATTGCGAGATCGGCCGCATCCTGTCGCATCTGCTCAACGTCACCACGCAGGCGATGGACGTCGGCGCGCTGACCCCGCCGCTGTGGGGTTTCGAAGAGCGCGAGAAGCTGATGGTGTTCTACGAGCGCGCTTCGGGCAGCCGTATGCATGCGGCCTTCTTCCGCGTCGGCGGCGTGCATCAGGACCTGCCGCAGAAGCTGGTCGACGACATCGAGGCTTGGTGCGATCCGTTCCTGAAGGTGGTCGACGACCTCGACCGTCTGCTCACCGCCAACCGCATCTTCAAGCAGCGCAACGTCGACATCGGCGTCGTGTCGCTCAAGGAGGCCTGGCAGTGGGGTTTCTCGGGCGTCATGGTGCGCGGCTCGGGCGCGGCCTGGGACCTGCGAAAGTCGCAGCCTTATGAGTGCTACGCCGAGATGGATTTCGACATCCCGATCGGCAAGAACGGCGACTGCTACGACCGCTATCTGATCCGCATGGAAGAGATGCGCCAGTCCGTGCGCATCATGAAGCAGTGCATCCAGAAGCTGAACGCGCCCGAGGGCAAGGGCCCGGTCGTCGTCGCAGACAACAAGGTCGCGCCGCCGCGCCGTGGCGAGATGAAGCGCTCGATGGAAGCGCTGATCCACCACTTCAAGCTCTACACCGAGGGCGTCCACGTGCCGGCCGGCGAAGTCTATGCCGCGGTCGAGGCGCCCAAGGGCGAGTTCGGCGTCTACCTGGTCTCCGACGGCTCCAACAAGCCCTACAAGTGCAAGATCCGCGCGCCGGGCTTTGCCCATCTCCAGGCCATGGACCACGTCTGCCGCGGCCATCTGCTCGCCGACGTCTCGGCGATCCTCGGCTCGCTCGACATCGTGTTCGGAGAGGTCGATCGGTGA
- a CDS encoding FkbM family methyltransferase gives MAQAPIQFDRASGALEGANLWERTAALALVTGSKISSHFSHMGYIACANLLAKTLPKRNIAIRLNPDAVFEFPYGDGYWSKLLNRSYNYEDELELLFSDSVDVDYTLLDCGANYGYWSVLVSSRPFGSHKAIAIEPSGQNYPKLANNARINEGRFETMKCAIGASRGTARLSGTKHEAFSIAGDPSVGGEEVPVIALDNLIDDGKVASSGKYLIKLDVEGVEIEAIKGGARLLQADSVIMCEEHGSDRSHAVSRYILEQTPLKLIVFDPRSNRMETVTELSILDRIKVSTHVGYNVFGTASAFWQDRIDALNAKNLNAKSARRMQ, from the coding sequence ATGGCGCAGGCGCCAATCCAGTTTGACCGTGCCTCGGGGGCCCTTGAAGGGGCCAACCTGTGGGAGCGGACGGCTGCCTTGGCGCTGGTGACGGGATCGAAGATCTCCTCGCACTTCTCGCATATGGGCTACATCGCCTGCGCCAATTTGCTGGCGAAGACGCTGCCCAAGCGCAACATCGCGATCAGGCTCAATCCCGACGCCGTGTTCGAGTTCCCCTACGGCGACGGCTATTGGAGCAAGCTGCTCAACCGCTCCTACAATTACGAAGACGAGCTCGAGCTGCTGTTTTCCGACTCCGTCGACGTCGACTACACGCTGCTCGATTGCGGCGCCAATTACGGCTACTGGTCGGTGCTGGTGTCGAGCAGGCCGTTCGGTTCGCACAAGGCGATCGCGATCGAGCCGTCGGGCCAGAACTATCCGAAGCTCGCCAACAATGCCCGCATCAACGAGGGCCGCTTCGAGACGATGAAATGCGCGATCGGTGCATCGCGCGGCACCGCGCGCTTGTCCGGCACCAAGCATGAAGCCTTCAGCATCGCCGGCGATCCCTCAGTGGGCGGCGAGGAGGTGCCTGTCATCGCGCTCGACAACCTGATCGACGATGGCAAGGTTGCCTCCAGCGGCAAGTATCTGATCAAGCTCGACGTCGAGGGCGTCGAGATCGAGGCGATCAAGGGCGGAGCGCGGCTGCTCCAGGCCGATAGCGTCATCATGTGCGAGGAGCACGGCAGCGACCGCTCTCATGCGGTGTCGCGCTACATTCTCGAGCAGACCCCGCTGAAGCTGATCGTGTTCGATCCGCGCAGCAACCGGATGGAGACCGTGACCGAGCTGTCGATCCTCGACCGCATCAAGGTCTCGACCCACGTCGGCTACAACGTTTTCGGCACCGCAAGCGCATTCTGGCAGGACAGGATCGATGCCCTGAATGCCAAGAATCTGAATGCCAAGTCCGCGCGCCGCATGCAGTGA
- the nuoE gene encoding NADH-quinone oxidoreductase subunit NuoE translates to MSVRRLAPKEVQPASFAFTEENLAFARQQIAKYPAGRQASAVIAILWRAQEQNEGWVSEAAIRVIADMLDMPYIRVLEVATFYTMFQLAPVGKKAHVQVCGTTPCRLRGAEDLIHVCEHRIHHEPFHLSKDGNFSWEEVECLGACVNAPMVLIGKDTYEDLTKESFGKVLDGFASGNPPKPGPQNGRQFSAPITGPTTLKEIT, encoded by the coding sequence ATGTCCGTTCGCCGATTAGCACCGAAGGAAGTCCAGCCCGCGAGCTTTGCGTTCACGGAGGAGAACCTCGCATTCGCGCGGCAGCAGATCGCGAAATATCCGGCCGGACGCCAGGCCTCCGCTGTCATCGCCATCCTCTGGCGCGCGCAGGAGCAGAACGAGGGTTGGGTGTCGGAAGCTGCGATCCGCGTCATCGCCGACATGCTCGATATGCCCTATATCCGCGTGCTGGAAGTTGCGACCTTCTACACGATGTTCCAGCTCGCCCCCGTCGGCAAGAAGGCCCACGTCCAGGTCTGCGGCACCACGCCGTGCCGCCTGCGCGGCGCCGAGGATCTGATCCACGTCTGCGAGCACCGCATCCATCACGAACCCTTCCATCTGTCCAAGGACGGCAATTTCAGCTGGGAGGAGGTGGAGTGCCTGGGCGCCTGCGTGAACGCGCCGATGGTGCTGATCGGCAAGGACACCTATGAGGACCTGACCAAGGAGAGCTTTGGCAAGGTGCTCGACGGTTTTGCATCGGGCAATCCGCCCAAGCCCGGCCCGCAGAACGGCCGCCAGTTCTCGGCGCCGATCACCGGGCCGACCACGCTGAAGGAGATCACCTGA
- the nuoF gene encoding NADH-quinone oxidoreductase subunit NuoF, producing the protein MLEDKDRIFKNLYGLHDWGLEGARRRGAWDGTKAIIDKGRDWIINEMKASGLRGRGGAGFPTGLKWSFMPKESTDGRPSYLVVNADESEPGTCKDREIMRHDPHLLVEGCLIASFAMNAHACYIYVRGEFIRERERLQAAIDQAYEAKLIGKDNVNGWPFDLYVAHGAGAYICGEETALLESLEGKKGQPRLKPPFPANVGLFGCPTTVNNVESIAVAPDILRRGAAWFAGIGRPNNVGTKLFCISGHVERPCNVEEAMGIPFRELIDKHCGGIRGGWDNLKAVIPGGSSVRMVPAEQIIDTPMDFDSLSKLRSGLGTAAVIVMDKSTDLIRAIARISYFYKHESCGQCTPCREGTGWMWRVLTRMAEGRAHKREIDMLLEVTKQVEGHTICALGDAAAWPIQGLIAHFRHEIEARIDQYSHRADIDDIGVRDPVNMVAAE; encoded by the coding sequence ATGCTCGAGGACAAGGACCGCATCTTCAAAAACCTCTACGGCCTCCACGATTGGGGGCTCGAGGGTGCGCGGCGCCGCGGCGCCTGGGATGGCACCAAGGCCATCATCGACAAGGGCCGCGACTGGATCATCAACGAGATGAAGGCGTCGGGCCTGCGCGGCCGCGGCGGCGCAGGCTTCCCGACCGGCCTGAAATGGTCGTTCATGCCGAAGGAATCGACCGACGGCCGGCCGAGCTACCTCGTCGTCAATGCCGACGAATCCGAGCCCGGCACCTGCAAGGACCGCGAGATCATGCGGCACGATCCGCATCTCCTGGTCGAGGGCTGCCTGATCGCGAGCTTCGCGATGAACGCGCATGCCTGCTACATCTACGTCCGCGGCGAATTCATCCGCGAGCGCGAGCGCCTTCAGGCCGCGATCGACCAGGCCTATGAGGCCAAGCTGATCGGCAAGGACAACGTCAACGGCTGGCCGTTCGACCTTTACGTCGCCCACGGCGCCGGCGCCTATATCTGCGGCGAAGAGACCGCGCTGCTCGAAAGCCTCGAAGGCAAGAAGGGCCAGCCGCGGCTGAAGCCGCCATTCCCGGCCAATGTCGGCCTGTTCGGCTGCCCGACCACCGTCAACAACGTCGAGTCCATCGCGGTTGCGCCGGACATCCTGCGCCGTGGCGCGGCGTGGTTCGCCGGCATCGGCCGTCCGAACAATGTCGGCACCAAACTCTTCTGCATCTCCGGCCATGTCGAGCGGCCCTGCAACGTCGAAGAGGCCATGGGCATTCCGTTCCGTGAACTGATCGACAAGCATTGCGGTGGCATCCGCGGCGGCTGGGACAACCTCAAGGCAGTGATCCCGGGCGGCTCCTCCGTCCGCATGGTGCCGGCCGAGCAGATCATCGACACGCCGATGGATTTCGACAGCTTGAGCAAGCTGCGCTCGGGCCTCGGCACCGCGGCCGTCATCGTGATGGACAAGTCGACCGACCTGATCCGTGCGATCGCCCGCATCTCCTATTTCTACAAGCATGAGAGCTGCGGACAGTGCACGCCGTGCCGCGAGGGCACGGGGTGGATGTGGCGCGTGCTCACCCGCATGGCCGAAGGCCGCGCCCACAAGCGCGAGATCGACATGCTGCTTGAAGTGACGAAACAGGTCGAGGGCCACACCATCTGCGCGCTCGGCGACGCGGCGGCCTGGCCGATCCAGGGCCTGATCGCCCATTTCCGTCACGAGATCGAAGCGCGCATCGACCAGTATTCGCACAGGGCCGACATCGACGATATCGGCGTCCGCGATCCCGTGAACATGGTCGCGGCGGAGTAG
- the nuoG gene encoding NADH-quinone oxidoreductase subunit NuoG has protein sequence MTKLIIDGKEIDVPAEYTLLQACEAAGAEIPRFCYHERLSIAGNCRMCLVEVKGGPKPVASCAWGVRDCRPGPKGEPPEISTRSPMVKKAREGVMEFLLINHPLDCPICDQGGECDLQDQAMGYGVDTSRFAENKRAVEDKYLGALVKTSMNRCIQCTRCVRFSAEVAGAPEMGATGRGEDMEITTYLEHALTSELQGNLVDICPVGALTSKPYAFAARPWELGKTQSIDVMDGLGSAIRVDTRGREVMRVLPRINEAVNEEWISDKTRHIVDGLRTQRLDRPYIREAGKLRAASWPEAFAAIAAKAARTDGKRIGAIAGDLAGVEEMFALKDLLAKYGSGNLAVQGGDAFDPALGRGSYIFNPTLVGVEQADALLIIGANPRKEAAVFNARIRKRWRAGGFKIGVIGAKVDLTYDYDHLGAGTETLGELAAGKHSFMEVLKNAKHPIILVGAGAASRHDGAAILAASAKLALDVGAVKDGWNGFGVLHETASRVGALDIGFSASAGGLNAAQMTTFGTLDLLFLLGADEIKAPDGTFVVYIGTHGDRGAHRADVILPAAAYTEKSAIYVNTEGRVQMTGRAAFPPGEAREDWAIIRALSEALGKKLGYDSLAALRQAIFKAVPHLIRLDQIEAGAADQIKKLAGKGGSPEKAPFKPLVEDFYLTNPIARASAVMAECSRLASGHMLTAAE, from the coding sequence ATGACCAAGCTCATCATCGACGGCAAAGAGATCGATGTGCCCGCCGAGTACACGCTGCTCCAGGCGTGCGAGGCCGCGGGCGCCGAGATTCCGCGCTTCTGCTATCACGAGCGGCTGTCGATCGCCGGCAATTGCCGGATGTGTCTCGTCGAAGTGAAGGGCGGCCCGAAGCCTGTCGCAAGCTGCGCCTGGGGCGTGCGCGACTGCCGTCCGGGCCCCAAGGGCGAGCCGCCGGAGATCTCGACGCGTTCGCCGATGGTGAAGAAGGCACGCGAAGGCGTGATGGAATTCCTTCTCATCAACCATCCGCTGGACTGCCCGATCTGCGACCAGGGCGGCGAGTGCGACCTGCAGGACCAGGCGATGGGCTACGGTGTCGACACCAGCCGCTTCGCCGAGAACAAGCGCGCGGTCGAGGACAAATATCTCGGCGCGCTGGTCAAGACCTCGATGAACCGCTGCATCCAGTGCACGCGCTGCGTCCGCTTCTCGGCGGAAGTCGCCGGCGCGCCCGAGATGGGTGCGACCGGCCGCGGCGAGGACATGGAGATCACGACCTATCTCGAGCACGCCCTGACCTCGGAATTGCAGGGCAATCTCGTCGATATCTGCCCGGTCGGCGCACTGACCTCGAAGCCTTATGCGTTTGCGGCGCGCCCCTGGGAGCTCGGCAAGACCCAGTCGATCGACGTGATGGATGGCCTGGGATCGGCGATCCGCGTCGACACGCGCGGCCGTGAGGTGATGCGTGTGCTGCCGCGCATCAATGAGGCCGTGAACGAGGAATGGATCTCCGACAAGACCCGCCACATCGTCGACGGCCTGCGCACCCAGCGCCTCGACCGGCCCTATATCCGCGAAGCCGGCAAGCTGCGTGCGGCGAGCTGGCCCGAGGCCTTCGCCGCGATCGCGGCCAAGGCGGCGCGCACCGACGGCAAGCGCATCGGTGCGATCGCCGGCGACCTCGCCGGTGTCGAGGAGATGTTCGCGCTGAAGGACCTGCTCGCCAAATACGGCTCGGGCAATCTGGCGGTGCAGGGCGGCGACGCCTTCGATCCCGCGCTCGGCCGCGGCTCCTACATCTTCAACCCAACGCTCGTAGGCGTGGAGCAGGCCGACGCGCTGCTCATCATTGGCGCCAATCCGCGCAAAGAGGCGGCCGTGTTCAACGCCCGCATCCGCAAGCGCTGGCGCGCCGGCGGCTTCAAGATCGGTGTGATCGGCGCCAAGGTCGACCTGACTTACGATTATGACCATCTCGGCGCGGGCACCGAGACGCTCGGCGAGCTCGCGGCGGGCAAGCACTCCTTCATGGAGGTGCTGAAGAACGCCAAGCACCCGATCATCCTGGTCGGCGCGGGCGCGGCCTCGCGTCACGACGGTGCCGCCATCCTCGCCGCCAGTGCCAAGCTCGCGCTCGATGTCGGTGCGGTGAAGGACGGTTGGAACGGTTTTGGCGTGCTGCACGAGACCGCCTCGCGCGTCGGCGCGCTCGACATCGGCTTCTCCGCCAGCGCGGGTGGGCTGAACGCGGCCCAGATGACGACGTTCGGAACGCTGGACCTGTTGTTCCTGTTAGGGGCCGATGAGATCAAGGCGCCGGATGGCACCTTCGTCGTCTATATCGGTACCCATGGTGACCGCGGCGCGCACCGCGCCGACGTGATCCTGCCGGCGGCCGCCTACACCGAGAAGTCCGCAATCTACGTCAATACCGAAGGCCGCGTGCAGATGACCGGCCGTGCCGCGTTCCCGCCGGGCGAAGCCCGCGAGGACTGGGCGATCATCCGCGCGCTGTCGGAAGCGCTCGGTAAGAAGCTCGGCTATGACTCGCTTGCCGCCCTGCGTCAGGCGATCTTCAAGGCCGTGCCGCATCTGATCCGTCTCGACCAGATCGAGGCCGGCGCCGCCGACCAGATCAAGAAGCTGGCGGGGAAGGGCGGCTCGCCGGAGAAGGCGCCGTTCAAGCCTCTGGTCGAGGACTTCTACCTGACCAACCCAATCGCGCGTGCGTCCGCCGTGATGGCGGAATGCTCGCGCCTCGCCTCCGGGCACATGCTGACCGCAGCGGAGTGA